Sequence from the Collinsella aerofaciens ATCC 25986 genome:
GCCGGTCTTCATCTCGGCAATATGACCCTCATGAAGCGCCATGGCGCCGATGAGCTGTACGTCAAAGTGGCGCATGCCCGTGATGCGCTTGGAAGCCTCGCGCACGGTGGCAAAGGCCTCGGGAAGCATGTCGTCGAGCGACTCGCCGTTGGCGTAACGCTCGCGGAACTTATCGGTCTGGGCGCGGAGTTCCTCCTCGGTCATCTTCTCAAACTGGGGCTCAAGACCGTTGATCTGGTCGACGATCTTGTAGTAGCGCTTAAGGTCCTTATCGGATCCAAAGGACAGCAGCTTTGACATGAATCCCATGTGGTTTTCCTTTTTGGCCATCGCCCACGCCGTGCAGCTGCGGGCGAGTTAAACACAGATGATTGTACTTTAGCCAAACAAGGCGCGGCCTATACGGTCGACCTCGACCGCCACGTAATAACTACGACCCGACCGACCTGCCAAAAAAGGGACTGGTTTATTTTGGCAGGTTTTATCTGGGAAAACGCCGTCACTCTGCCATTTGGTGCAAACCAACCCGTCCCCTTCGCACCAATCTGGTGCAATGGGAACGGGTTAGCCTGCACCAATAAAAAGAAAAGGGCCGCGCACCCAAACGGATGCACGGCCCTTTTGCCATGAATGCGAGCGATTCCTCGGCGAGCTATTTACTCAGCAGCCTCGGTGGTCTCGGCCTCGGCAGCGGCCTCCTCGACGGGAGCCTCTGCGGGAGCCTCGGCGGCCTGCTTAGCAGCCTCCTCGGCAAACTTAGCAGCACGCTTGGCCTTCTCGGCAGCCTTAGCCTCAGCGGCGGCCTTGCGAGCGGCCTCGGCCTCAGCAGCCTTGGCAGCCTTGGCAGCCTTGGCCTCCTCGGCCTTCTTGAGCTGGGCGGCAGCGGCGCCACCGAACTTGTCGGCGAAGCGCTGGACGCGTCCACCGGTGTCGACGAACTTCTGCTGGCCGGTGTAGAACGGGTGGCACTCGTTGCAAAGCTCAACCTTCATCTCGGACACGGTAGCGTGCGTCTTGAAGGTGTTGCCGCAGGAGCACGTCACCGTGCACTCGACATACTGGGGATGGATACCCTGCTTCATGGTAGGACTCCTTATTGGTCAGGCGCTGGTTACCGATCAGCGCATAAGGCGTCTTGGTTTCCGACCAAGACAACAAACTCGGCTATGGTACCACGGCGCCGCGTGTCCCACAAAAGGTTCACGGTCTTTTCGGAACGACACGAATCTGACCCATCGAAACACATCTCCACCGTTCCTTCAACTGGGAAAATGCCGTCCCCGGGGCCTGAGAAGGGCCCCGGGGACGTTCGACTGACTGCGGGAACGGCCTTTCCGCTCAATGTGTTCGGCTGAGATCGGAAATCAACCAAACTGAACTAGGTTCAGTTGACATGGTTAAAAACGAGGGGCGACGCTTTTGCGTCACCCCTCGTCCCGGCCGGTTGCTTTAGTTGTACACACGGTAGTTACACTTGAACTGGGTTATGTGTCCATAGTTGGAGCGGTACCAACCCGACGTATAGCTGATTGCCTCTGCGCCTAGATAGTCGTAGCCCTTGTTGTAGCGAAGCTGACGGTAGGTCGTGTCGTACTCTGCTACGTAAAACGTGTCTCCAGAGAAGGCTTTGTACCGGTCCTTAACCGTCGAAGCCATGTACGCGGGTTCGACATCGCCTTTCTCCCCGTTGAGCGCATAGACGGG
This genomic interval carries:
- the rpmE gene encoding 50S ribosomal protein L31 — translated: MKQGIHPQYVECTVTCSCGNTFKTHATVSEMKVELCNECHPFYTGQQKFVDTGGRVQRFADKFGGAAAAQLKKAEEAKAAKAAKAAEAEAARKAAAEAKAAEKAKRAAKFAEEAAKQAAEAPAEAPVEEAAAEAETTEAAE